GTCTGCGGCTACGACACCCTGGCCAGGATGTTCGGCTCGCTGGAGTTGACCATCGACGACGACATCCCGGCGCTGATGGCCCGGTACGACGAGCTGTTCCCCGGTCGCGACAGCTGGCCTGCCGAGCCATGGTGACCCGGATCAGATCATGGCGTACCGGATCGCCCAGGTCGCCGACAGCGCATCGCCGGGCTTCAGCCAGCGCAACCCCACGCCGTGGTTGAACGCATCCGCGGGAGCGGTCATGGGCTCGAGCGCGACCGCGGTCACGGATCCGTCACCACGCGGGAACGCTCGCGTGGTGAAGACATGGACGTAACCGAAATGCCGGTCGCCCCACAGTGACACGGTGCGTCCGTCCGGCGCGCGCAGCGACGCCAGCGTGGCACCCTCATCGTTGTCCACCGCCCACGCGTCGTCGAGATCCAGGTCCGCCACAGTGCGCCCACCGCGAAGATCCCAGTCGGTTCCGTCCACCGCGGTGACCCCGACGGGGATGAGCCGGTCATCGACGTCGATGTGGCGGCAACCGTTGACTGACAGCGTCAGTGCCTCGGTCGGCACGTCGCCGATCGCCAGAAACGGATGCGCCCCGAGGGCGACTGGAGCACAGGCGGTCCCGACGTTGCGGACAGTGTGTGTGGCAATCAGCCCGTCGGCGACCAGACGGTAGCGGACCGAGGTGTCGAGCGGGAACGGGTAGCCGCGCTGCGCGCGCACCAGGGCGCTGAGCCTGATCGACGAGTCGGAACGCACTGTGGGCACGTAGGCGGTGTCCCGGAGCAGCCCGTGCAGTGCGCTGCCGGTGCCGGGGTCGGTGAGATCGAGTTGCTGAGTGCACCCGCGGTGAGCCCAGCGGCCGCCGCGCACTCGATTCGGCCATGGAACCAGCACCGTCCCGCAACTGTGCGGCACGGGCTGACGATCGTCGACACCCGCGGTGAGGTCGACCCCGTCGATTGAGAGGTGCCGGATCGCTGCGCCCACCTGCGCGATCTGCCCGCGAATCGACCGTCCGCCGGCACGCAGGGTGAGCTCATACTGAGATCCGCCGGTCACGAGATGTGCTCGCCCGCACCGGGTCCGGCCTGCGTGGCGACGATGCTCGGCGCGGGGTGTCCGGCCCGCCGCACGGTCTCGCGCACGGCCTCACTGACGACACCGGAACGCGCGCCGTCGACAAGGGCGATGACGCACCCGCCGAATCCGCCGCCGGTCATCCGGGCACCGAGTGCGCCTGCGTGCACCGCGGTGTCGACGATCAGATCCAGGTGTGCCGTGGTGATCTCGAAGTCGTCGCGCATCGAATCGTGCGAGGCCGACAACAGCCCGCCGACGTGGCGGTAGTCGCAGGCCTGCAACGCGACGACCATGTCGTGGACCCTCACGTTCTCGGTGAGGACGTGCCGGGCGCGGCGGGCGTCCACGGGGTCCGGCACACCCGACAGCACCGAGATTCCCTGCCCCTGGACCTCCCGCAGGGAGGACACCCCGAGGGCCGCCGCGGCACGCTCGCATGCCGCCCGTCGGGTGGCGTACTCGCCGTCGGCGTGGCGGTGCACCGCGCGGGAGTTGATCAGCAGCAGAGCCAGCCCGTAGGCCTCGGGGTCGAACGGCACCGGACGCGTCGTGAGGTCGCGAAAGTCGACGAGCAGCGCCCGCCGGGATTCGGCGCACAGGACCGCGGTCTGATCCAGCAGACCCGTAGGGGTGCCGACGTATTCGTTCTCTGCGCGCTGAGCGATCCTGGCCCGGTCCAGCGGGTCCATGAGTTCACCGGTGGCCGCGAGCATCGCGCCGAGCACCGCGCACTCCAGCGCCGCCGACGACGCCAGACCCGAGCCCATGTCGACTCCGCCGCTGATGGACATCACCCCGCCGGGGACGCGTTTGCCGGCGCGTCGAAGTGCCCACACCACGCCCGCCACGTAGGCGGCCCACCCGGTGACGTCTCCGGGCACGGTGTTCAGCGCGATCCGCACCGATCCCGGCACGCGATCACTGTGCACCTCGAGCGCGTCGCAGGCGTCGGGACGCAGGGTCACCGAGGTGCGGACGGGAAGCGCGATGGGCAGGGCGAGACCGAGGTTGTAATCGGTGTGCTCCCCGATGAGGTTGACCCGACCGGGCGCCGAGTACCGAATGACCGGCCCTGTCATCGCAACCGTCGCAGTCGCTCGGCGACGGCCTCGGGAACGGTGTCATTGACGAACGCCCCCATTGCCGATTCCGAACTCGCCAGGTACTTCAGTTTGGTGGCGCTGCGTCGTATCGACATCAGCTCCACACGGAAGCGGCCCTCACGGTGCGCGTCGGAGTCGCTGTACTGGTGCAGGGCCGACATGTACGGCAGCGGCTCGCCGTACAACTGATCGAACCTGCGCAGGATGTCCAGGTACATCCGCGCGAAGGCGTCGAGTTCGACCTCGGAGAGCTGAGTCAGGTTGCGCACGGGCCGGTTCGGGTGGATGTGCACCTCCACCGGCCACCGCGACGCGAACGGCACGA
The DNA window shown above is from Mycolicibacterium confluentis and carries:
- a CDS encoding galactokinase; protein product: MTGPVIRYSAPGRVNLIGEHTDYNLGLALPIALPVRTSVTLRPDACDALEVHSDRVPGSVRIALNTVPGDVTGWAAYVAGVVWALRRAGKRVPGGVMSISGGVDMGSGLASSAALECAVLGAMLAATGELMDPLDRARIAQRAENEYVGTPTGLLDQTAVLCAESRRALLVDFRDLTTRPVPFDPEAYGLALLLINSRAVHRHADGEYATRRAACERAAAALGVSSLREVQGQGISVLSGVPDPVDARRARHVLTENVRVHDMVVALQACDYRHVGGLLSASHDSMRDDFEITTAHLDLIVDTAVHAGALGARMTGGGFGGCVIALVDGARSGVVSEAVRETVRRAGHPAPSIVATQAGPGAGEHIS
- a CDS encoding aldose 1-epimerase family protein, with protein sequence MTGGSQYELTLRAGGRSIRGQIAQVGAAIRHLSIDGVDLTAGVDDRQPVPHSCGTVLVPWPNRVRGGRWAHRGCTQQLDLTDPGTGSALHGLLRDTAYVPTVRSDSSIRLSALVRAQRGYPFPLDTSVRYRLVADGLIATHTVRNVGTACAPVALGAHPFLAIGDVPTEALTLSVNGCRHIDVDDRLIPVGVTAVDGTDWDLRGGRTVADLDLDDAWAVDNDEGATLASLRAPDGRTVSLWGDRHFGYVHVFTTRAFPRGDGSVTAVALEPMTAPADAFNHGVGLRWLKPGDALSATWAIRYAMI